One window of the Glycocaulis alkaliphilus genome contains the following:
- a CDS encoding alpha/beta hydrolase, translating to MDPLLIAALATLHLAGQPLGVQPLDDEACLATAPQGETVASHPDLSRRGNVVIFRASAPSSGDEEPVLVINGAGSFPGLHTAQGHIACIVLPDFDRATFEYTFAPRSAPLDGEYVGPDRYDDIRLYTSRTAPHRYEEHVLDSMNLNAERRVFVYIPTDGQCAARGGCPVVFTGDAMAADRYGATIDALVSRGIIEPVIMASTMLDPMHRRTEYARLNERSPANQVRFDAHARFFAEEFIPWVEDNFQVSDDPAHRVLFGFSASADFALAMAEAMPESFGSVLAASPPMNMPVNVRPDDQGACPDVIIRYGSWEGGIATGIRAHADASNACIHLEETPAGHARQLATEMLVRFLTARYGVQDYED from the coding sequence ATGGACCCCCTCCTGATAGCAGCACTCGCCACCCTTCATCTCGCGGGGCAGCCCCTGGGTGTGCAACCCCTCGACGACGAAGCATGCCTTGCAACCGCCCCGCAGGGAGAGACCGTGGCGAGCCATCCCGACCTGTCCCGCCGGGGTAATGTCGTCATCTTTCGCGCCTCAGCGCCGTCCAGCGGCGACGAGGAGCCAGTGCTGGTCATCAACGGCGCCGGATCTTTTCCTGGCCTTCACACCGCGCAGGGACATATCGCGTGCATCGTCCTTCCTGATTTTGACCGTGCCACCTTCGAGTACACCTTTGCACCGCGCTCCGCTCCGCTTGACGGGGAATATGTCGGCCCGGACCGCTATGACGACATTCGGCTGTACACATCCCGCACCGCCCCTCACCGGTATGAGGAGCATGTGCTGGACAGCATGAACCTGAATGCTGAGCGTCGGGTATTCGTCTATATACCGACTGACGGGCAATGCGCTGCGAGAGGCGGCTGCCCGGTGGTGTTTACGGGCGATGCAATGGCCGCCGACAGGTATGGCGCCACTATCGACGCGCTGGTCAGCCGCGGCATCATTGAGCCTGTAATCATGGCTTCGACCATGCTTGATCCAATGCATCGCCGTACGGAATATGCGCGGTTGAACGAAAGAAGCCCGGCCAATCAGGTACGTTTTGACGCCCACGCCCGGTTTTTCGCCGAGGAATTCATTCCATGGGTGGAAGACAATTTCCAGGTGTCGGACGATCCAGCACATCGTGTATTGTTTGGCTTCTCAGCCTCAGCCGACTTCGCGCTGGCCATGGCAGAAGCTATGCCAGAAAGCTTCGGCAGCGTGCTGGCGGCGTCTCCGCCCATGAACATGCCGGTAAACGTCCGGCCGGATGATCAGGGCGCATGCCCAGACGTCATTATCCGATACGGCTCCTGGGAGGGCGGAATAGCCACCGGCATACGCGCTCACGCCGACGCGTCAAACGCATGCATCCACTTGGAAGAGACGCCGGCGGGCCACGCCCGCCAGCTCGCTACAGAGATGCTTGTCCGCTTTCTGACCGCGCGATACGGCGTACAAGATTACGAGGACTAG
- a CDS encoding SDR family NAD(P)-dependent oxidoreductase — translation MAGSERVAIITGGATGIGAACARRLADEGVRVVIADTDKASGEALANDLAAAKGRALFVSCDVSDKLSVANLMAETLSAFGQLDILVNNAAILARGDILSLELADFDKVLGVNLRGAFLVARSAARQMTRQIEEEDTRAEDARRRYAIVNMSSINAVVSIADQLAYSTSKGALSQMTKAMALSLAPYGIRVNAIGPGSVNTDMLRGVNEDKAAMDAMLSRTPLARIADPDEIAAIAWFLASKESSYITGTCIYADGGRLALNYVMKREDYED, via the coding sequence ATGGCCGGTTCGGAACGCGTTGCCATCATTACCGGGGGAGCCACCGGCATTGGCGCTGCCTGCGCACGCCGGCTGGCCGACGAAGGCGTAAGGGTGGTTATCGCCGACACCGACAAGGCCTCGGGCGAGGCGCTCGCCAATGATCTTGCCGCTGCCAAGGGCCGCGCCCTGTTTGTGAGCTGTGACGTTTCCGACAAGCTGTCCGTCGCCAACCTGATGGCCGAGACCCTGTCGGCCTTCGGCCAGCTGGACATCCTCGTCAACAATGCCGCCATACTCGCCAGAGGAGACATACTCTCGCTGGAGCTGGCCGATTTCGACAAGGTGCTGGGTGTCAATCTGCGCGGCGCCTTCCTGGTGGCGCGCTCTGCTGCACGCCAGATGACCCGGCAGATCGAGGAGGAGGACACGCGCGCCGAGGATGCCCGGCGCCGCTATGCGATCGTGAATATGAGTTCGATCAACGCCGTCGTCTCGATTGCCGACCAGCTTGCCTATTCCACCTCGAAAGGCGCGCTCAGCCAGATGACCAAGGCGATGGCGCTGTCGCTGGCTCCCTACGGCATCCGCGTGAACGCCATCGGCCCCGGCTCGGTGAACACCGATATGCTCCGAGGCGTCAATGAGGACAAGGCTGCCATGGACGCGATGCTGTCGCGCACCCCTCTTGCCCGGATCGCGGACCCGGACGAGATCGCCGCCATTGCCTGGTTCCTGGCGTCAAAGGAATCCAGCTATATCACAGGCACCTGCATCTATGCCGACGGCGGCCGCCTCGCGCTCAACTATGTGATGAAGCGCGAGGACTACGAGGACTAG